One genomic segment of Desulfocapsa sulfexigens DSM 10523 includes these proteins:
- a CDS encoding leucyl aminopeptidase, translating to MISTKLIRRSKNPETFNGDMLVYCLELDSKDKVITDTVPSSRELKNAIKFGDFTGEQGDSLLVYPQVEEQGDDSPRRLLFLSLGQLKGKNAAELREICRKTGGLIAARAKGAKSTRLCLNLPEIKGLTVENVTQCLVEGILLGDYRFVKYKAAPEKGKKEVFKGIEQLSLYSASGISGMRRGMSKAHASANAACTARDMANEPGNGWTASHFAAYGKALAKEYKMKCTVLGKNSMQRLAMGGLLAVNQGSAEPPKLVILEYTSPKKGAETILLVGKGLTFDSGGVSLKPASGMEDMKYDMCGGAAVLSAMAVVGKEKPDINVVAMVPATDNMSGSRALKPGDIIRHFGGITSEIVNTDAEGRLILADALAYGIKKFKPTCVIDLATLTGAVILGLGHHRTGILGNNQKVIDRIIGAGERCGEPLWQLPLDVEYSKQIDSDVADIKNTGGRPAGTITAAAYLEKFVGDTPWAHLDIAGTAWDFTEKSYIPKGPSGTGVRTLVEFIRNWKKLS from the coding sequence AATTACCGATACCGTTCCATCCTCAAGAGAATTAAAGAATGCAATCAAGTTTGGGGATTTTACCGGTGAACAGGGCGATTCACTTCTTGTCTATCCGCAGGTTGAGGAGCAAGGAGATGATTCACCGAGACGTCTGTTATTCCTGAGTCTTGGGCAGTTGAAAGGAAAGAATGCTGCTGAATTACGGGAAATATGCCGAAAAACCGGTGGACTGATTGCCGCCAGGGCCAAAGGAGCGAAGAGTACACGGCTCTGTCTTAATCTGCCTGAAATCAAGGGATTGACCGTTGAAAATGTAACCCAGTGCCTGGTTGAAGGGATATTGCTGGGTGACTATCGTTTTGTAAAGTATAAAGCAGCTCCTGAAAAGGGGAAAAAAGAGGTGTTCAAAGGGATAGAACAGCTTTCACTCTATTCCGCGTCCGGAATCAGCGGGATGCGTCGTGGTATGTCTAAAGCCCATGCGTCTGCAAATGCTGCCTGTACTGCACGGGACATGGCAAACGAACCCGGCAACGGATGGACAGCCAGTCATTTCGCAGCCTATGGAAAAGCCCTTGCCAAAGAATATAAAATGAAGTGTACGGTTCTTGGAAAGAACAGTATGCAACGTTTAGCAATGGGAGGTTTACTTGCTGTCAATCAGGGCTCCGCAGAACCGCCTAAACTGGTAATCCTCGAATATACATCCCCGAAAAAAGGGGCCGAGACCATCCTCCTTGTCGGCAAAGGGCTTACCTTTGATTCCGGTGGAGTAAGCCTGAAACCAGCATCCGGGATGGAGGATATGAAGTATGATATGTGTGGAGGTGCTGCTGTGCTCTCTGCAATGGCCGTTGTGGGTAAGGAAAAGCCTGACATCAATGTGGTAGCCATGGTACCTGCTACCGATAATATGAGTGGCAGCCGCGCGCTGAAACCGGGAGATATTATACGTCACTTTGGCGGGATAACTTCTGAAATCGTCAATACGGACGCAGAAGGAAGACTGATACTTGCCGATGCGCTGGCCTATGGTATTAAAAAATTTAAGCCCACCTGTGTTATTGATCTGGCAACACTGACCGGTGCTGTTATTTTAGGACTTGGGCATCACCGGACAGGGATTTTAGGTAATAACCAGAAGGTGATAGACCGCATTATTGGTGCCGGTGAGCGATGTGGAGAACCACTCTGGCAGTTGCCTCTGGACGTTGAATACTCGAAACAGATAGATTCGGATGTGGCGGATATTAAAAATACCGGGGGACGTCCAGCCGGAACCATCACAGCTGCAGCCTATCTGGAGAAGTTTGTCGGTGACACTCCATGGGCTCATCTTGATATTGCCGGGACTGCCTGGGATTTTACCGAAAAATCGTACATTCCCAAGGGTCCGTCTGGAACCGGGGTCAGAACCCTTGTTGAGTTCATTAGAAACTGGAAGAAACTTTCCTGA